The following are from one region of the Stigmatella ashevillena genome:
- a CDS encoding ComEA family DNA-binding protein, which translates to MRGPSRRLAWTMVLALGLLGSGTAAAREKTRTQYTGVVNLNEATEEELDRLPGVGSKAAQRILAQRAKRRFQRPEELVKVKGFGKKKFQKLKPFLTVTGPSTLTRATARAEASPQKPAK; encoded by the coding sequence ATGAGGGGGCCCTCACGGCGGCTGGCGTGGACAATGGTGCTCGCACTGGGACTGCTCGGCTCCGGAACCGCGGCGGCCCGCGAGAAGACGCGCACGCAGTACACGGGCGTGGTGAACCTCAACGAGGCGACAGAGGAGGAACTGGACCGGCTGCCCGGGGTGGGAAGCAAGGCCGCGCAGCGCATCCTCGCGCAGCGGGCCAAACGCCGCTTCCAACGCCCTGAGGAACTGGTGAAGGTGAAGGGCTTTGGAAAGAAGAAGTTCCAGAAGCTCAAGCCGTTCCTGACGGTCACAGGCCCCTCCACGCTCACCCGAGCGACGGCCCGCGCCGAGGCCTCCCCCCAGAAGCCAGCGAAGTAA
- a CDS encoding MarR family winged helix-turn-helix transcriptional regulator, translating to MKELNESSEPEPASRAKIQGPPLGEVLEFMRLLWAVDHGLQSTSKRMESNLGVTGPQRLVLRLVGRFPGITAGALAQILHVHPSTLTGVLKRLEKRGLLERKSDPLDGRKALFALTETGRTLDVPATGTVEAAVQRVLSRMSRARILHTQDVLTALAEELGGISAEGGTENPASDPSAPDETAAD from the coding sequence ATGAAGGAGCTGAACGAGAGCAGCGAGCCGGAACCGGCCTCACGGGCCAAGATCCAGGGGCCCCCACTGGGGGAGGTGCTCGAATTCATGCGCCTGTTGTGGGCCGTGGATCACGGTCTGCAGTCGACCTCCAAGCGGATGGAATCCAACCTGGGCGTCACCGGCCCGCAGCGGCTGGTGCTCCGGTTGGTGGGGCGCTTCCCGGGCATCACCGCTGGCGCGCTGGCGCAGATTCTCCACGTGCACCCCAGCACCCTCACCGGCGTGCTCAAGCGCTTGGAGAAGCGCGGCTTGCTGGAGCGCAAGTCCGACCCGCTCGACGGGCGCAAGGCGCTCTTCGCCCTCACCGAGACGGGCCGGACGCTGGATGTGCCCGCCACGGGAACGGTGGAGGCGGCCGTGCAGCGGGTCCTGTCACGCATGTCGCGCGCGCGCATCCTCCATACCCAGGATGTCCTGACCGCGCTCGCCGAGGAACTCGGCGGCATCTCCGCGGAGGGCGGGACCGAGAACCCCGCTTCGGACCCTTCGGCGCCCGATGAAACGGCTGCCGACTGA
- a CDS encoding TonB-dependent receptor plug domain-containing protein, with amino-acid sequence MGWPARAGLGVCLAFSISGSVRAQEAAGPPGSAEASADAPGVPVFSVPTVEVQASPETEPSDSAQQRDPSGALTVIQTADFGGAARDTAEVLSTAPGVAVQDSGGYGQSKSLVVRGASSNGTLVLLDGIPLNGAGGIADLSRVPLAVVERFEVLRGGAGARYGSGGLGGVVNVVTRRPGAEAQVAGEATYGSWNTVRGWVSATGPVLEGEALLLLHGGRSTGDFPFRFDASPALPGDALVERRRANNDAKGAGGLLRVRHGLGEAWELDAMAELSADDRGLAGTAQNPLPDARQGGGRVAASLRLSGERGPVRGSVRTWFRGDRIELSGGPLVTQGRQVLRLGGGEVEARTLLGERHGVSALLSVSAEDVTRAEGAPEGDSRPGWWRASAMVMDEISLAGERLSLAPSMRVERAGPYTLLSPKVGATVRLPEGFELRANVGQAHRAPSFQELYVRQGLLLPNPSLRPERVLSTDAAVVHRTERSLASVGGFYSLYEDLIAYELYPPFSAKPYNFASARAVGLEAEGEWRPFPWVAGAFSYTLLVSRNLRDDPRYYLKELPYRPRHKLSARASGGPRWLTGRVEVATQASQFINRTEEAVLPGRTFLHAGLSSTFGRFPELTVSLELKNLLDAQAEDLDGYPLPGRFAAVTVAASFGGPSRASSKGARTNTR; translated from the coding sequence ATGGGGTGGCCAGCGCGCGCCGGGCTGGGAGTGTGCCTGGCGTTCAGCATCAGCGGGTCCGTGAGGGCCCAGGAAGCGGCCGGGCCTCCCGGCTCCGCGGAGGCGTCCGCGGACGCGCCCGGGGTGCCGGTCTTCTCCGTGCCCACCGTGGAGGTCCAGGCTTCTCCTGAGACGGAGCCGTCGGACTCGGCCCAGCAGAGAGACCCGAGCGGGGCGCTCACCGTCATCCAGACCGCTGACTTTGGCGGGGCGGCCCGGGACACCGCCGAGGTGCTCTCCACCGCGCCGGGCGTGGCGGTGCAGGACAGCGGCGGCTACGGCCAGAGCAAGAGCCTGGTGGTGCGCGGCGCCTCCTCCAATGGGACGCTCGTGCTGCTGGATGGCATTCCTTTAAATGGTGCGGGAGGCATCGCGGACCTGTCCCGCGTGCCGCTGGCGGTGGTGGAGCGCTTCGAGGTGCTGCGCGGCGGGGCGGGCGCCCGCTATGGCTCGGGGGGTTTGGGCGGCGTGGTGAACGTCGTCACCCGGAGGCCGGGCGCCGAGGCGCAGGTGGCGGGGGAGGCTACCTATGGAAGCTGGAACACCGTGCGCGGGTGGGTGTCGGCGACCGGACCGGTGCTGGAGGGCGAGGCCTTGCTGCTGCTCCATGGGGGCCGCTCCACGGGAGACTTTCCCTTCCGCTTCGATGCGAGCCCCGCGCTGCCGGGAGATGCGCTCGTCGAGCGGCGTCGCGCCAACAACGACGCGAAGGGCGCGGGCGGACTGCTCCGGGTGCGGCACGGGCTGGGGGAGGCCTGGGAGCTGGATGCCATGGCGGAGCTGTCCGCCGATGACCGGGGACTGGCCGGCACCGCGCAGAACCCGTTGCCGGACGCGAGACAAGGCGGGGGCCGGGTGGCGGCCAGCCTGCGGTTGTCGGGGGAGCGAGGCCCGGTGCGGGGCTCGGTGCGGACCTGGTTTCGAGGCGACCGCATCGAACTGTCCGGAGGGCCCCTGGTGACGCAGGGCCGTCAGGTGCTGCGGCTGGGTGGCGGAGAAGTGGAGGCACGCACGCTGCTGGGCGAGCGGCATGGCGTCTCGGCGTTGCTGTCCGTGTCCGCCGAGGACGTCACTCGGGCGGAAGGCGCCCCGGAGGGAGATTCCCGGCCGGGCTGGTGGCGTGCCAGCGCCATGGTGATGGATGAGATTTCCCTGGCGGGAGAGCGCCTGAGCCTCGCACCCTCGATGCGGGTGGAGCGCGCGGGGCCGTACACGCTGCTGTCCCCGAAAGTGGGCGCCACCGTGAGGTTGCCCGAGGGCTTCGAGCTGCGCGCCAACGTGGGCCAGGCCCATCGAGCCCCCTCTTTCCAGGAACTCTACGTGCGCCAGGGGTTGCTGTTGCCCAACCCGTCCCTGCGGCCCGAGCGGGTGCTGTCCACGGACGCGGCGGTGGTCCACCGCACGGAGCGGTCGCTGGCCTCGGTGGGAGGCTTCTACAGCCTCTATGAGGATCTCATCGCCTACGAGCTCTATCCCCCCTTCTCCGCGAAGCCATACAACTTCGCCTCCGCGCGCGCGGTGGGGCTGGAGGCGGAGGGCGAATGGCGCCCCTTCCCGTGGGTGGCCGGGGCGTTCAGCTACACCCTGCTCGTGTCGCGCAATCTCCGGGATGATCCGCGCTATTACCTCAAGGAGTTGCCCTACCGGCCGCGCCACAAGTTGAGCGCCCGGGCCTCGGGAGGCCCGCGGTGGCTCACCGGGCGCGTGGAGGTGGCCACGCAGGCCTCGCAGTTCATCAACCGCACGGAGGAGGCAGTGCTGCCAGGGCGGACCTTCCTCCACGCGGGCCTCTCCAGCACCTTCGGCCGTTTCCCCGAGCTGACCGTTTCGCTGGAGCTCAAGAACCTCCTCGATGCCCAGGCCGAGGATCTCGACGGCTATCCTCTGCCCGGGCGCTTCGCTGCCGTGACGGTGGCGGCATCTTTTGGCGGTCCCTCGCGCGCCTCCTCGAAGGGGGCAAGGACGAACACACGATGA
- a CDS encoding FHA domain-containing protein, with the protein MALRFSMLASQLLADREVVLRSVSWPVLVWESPVQPRDSQVSPFPVTPARASSRQGPLEWHVLELRKRLPQQEELKLGRSLDSDVVLEEATVSRTHAFFRREPHTGMWHVVDAGSHNGTFVGGVLIVPGRPMPLFDCSLLRFGGVEMSFLQASAFEQYVRTRLSPPPLRLTHVG; encoded by the coding sequence TTGGCACTCCGATTCTCCATGTTGGCCTCGCAACTGCTTGCCGATCGAGAGGTGGTGTTGCGGTCCGTCTCGTGGCCCGTGCTGGTGTGGGAGTCCCCCGTCCAGCCGCGGGACTCCCAGGTGAGCCCCTTTCCAGTTACCCCGGCCCGGGCATCTTCCCGGCAGGGGCCGCTGGAGTGGCATGTGCTTGAGCTGCGCAAGCGCCTTCCCCAGCAGGAAGAGCTGAAGCTCGGCCGCAGCCTCGACAGTGACGTGGTGCTCGAGGAGGCCACCGTCTCGCGCACCCATGCCTTCTTCCGCCGGGAGCCGCACACGGGCATGTGGCATGTGGTGGATGCCGGGAGTCACAACGGCACCTTCGTGGGCGGCGTGCTCATCGTTCCGGGCCGGCCCATGCCCTTGTTCGACTGCTCCTTGCTGCGCTTCGGAGGGGTGGAAATGAGCTTTCTCCAAGCCTCCGCCTTCGAGCAGTACGTCCGCACACGCCTGTCGCCCCCGCCGCTGCGCTTGACGCACGTGGGGTGA